One genomic segment of Aquipluma nitroreducens includes these proteins:
- a CDS encoding GxxExxY protein: MEFNEITEKIIGCAIEVHKQLGPGLLESAYEECLAYELNNLGLKIERQKAVPVVYKNIKLDCGYRLDILVEDLVIIELKAVDILNPVHEAQILTYMKFARKNIGLLINFNVTLLKNGLKRYRY, encoded by the coding sequence ATGGAATTTAACGAGATTACCGAAAAAATAATTGGGTGTGCAATTGAAGTACACAAACAACTTGGACCTGGGTTGCTTGAGTCGGCATACGAAGAATGTCTTGCCTATGAACTCAATAATCTGGGACTTAAAATCGAACGTCAAAAAGCAGTTCCTGTTGTATATAAAAACATTAAATTAGACTGTGGCTATCGCCTTGATATTCTTGTTGAAGATTTAGTTATTATTGAGTTAAAAGCTGTTGATATTTTAAATCCAGTTCATGAAGCCCAAATCTTGACTTACATGAAATTCGCTCGCAAGAATATCGGATTGCTTATAAACTTTAATGTGACATTGCTCAAAAATGGATTAAAAAGATATCGATATTAA